GGTAAGATGAAGACTTTCCTGAGcgcccctctgtctctctctccttgcctcccttggcagcaggatcacagttttgctccttgtttcccctcctatCCATGCTGCTCCTGCTCTTCTCTTGAGCTCCCTGGGGTTGCAGGGGGcagttcagctgcagttctgacactgACCCTGTGAGCTgtgcaacagaggggtctgcatgggaggGAGATTGCCCCAACCCCCTTCCGACCTGTGGGGCTGTAGACTCCCTcttaaggagagaccatcttTAAGACATTTGACCGTTTCCCTCAGCATCCTGCCAGGCTacaagctgccctgcagaagggcacagctgtctcatagcatctctgtgctATCTGAGAGaccatgaagaagctgcagaggtACAAAGAGTATGGAAGTGGTGGTGGGCAGCTGTATaggggcagctgaaaagagcgctgtgtgtccttggctagaaggagagtgtggagacctccctctggtgctctgagaaagggagagaagcttGGAGATCTACAccttgaaactggactcctctgctctcagcagtggctcaATTCTCTTTCAGGCAACATATGAGTGTgctcatcctccagctcaaagaggtagcaacccaggagagctgggatcaaggctaatagacagactaggTGTCCTCACTCTGCACCAGGTGAGAGTGAatcctttcctctcaggactcagtagaaatgccaaagatttctaacctttgaggaacactccccagggggaaCAAGgataactaaaagaaaaaatatatattacaaaattcctaaaactctgttttttgaaacctcattctttagaactgatggtgaagatgctgaaaaggcCTTCCGCATGAGGAGTAATTTTCATCTGGCAGAAATTCTGTATGTCAGAGCTAGTCAGCTCCATTCCCTCCTTCCCACCACTGCATAGCAGGACtggctcctctggagcccataggcagaggcccctgctcctcacagcacactgagCTAGTGcgaagtggagctcaagcaaggcagctgcacaaagatcctctcagcaAAGACAGATGCAGTATGGGGGGTTCAAAATGGGGGGCTGGAGGAAAACTGgaacatttgtttgtttgtttgttttgcttgaaaactgtctcctaacttctcaatgtcttttgCTCCTTGGGCAGTCCCCCACGCCCAGGGTgaggaaatgtccaacagcagctccttcaacgaattcctcctcctggtgttcacagacacacgggagctgcagctcttgcacttctggctcttcctgggcatctacctggctgccctcctgggcaacggcctcatcatcacagccatagcctgcgaccaccacctccacacccccatgtacttcttcctcctcaacctctccctcctcgaccttggcaccgtCTCTGtcattgtccccaaatccatggccaattccctgtgggacaccagggccatttcctactcaggatgtgctgcccagcttttcctgcttttcttcttgttctcagcagaatatttccttcttactacCATGGCTTATGaccgcttcattgccatctgcagacccctgcactacgggaccctcatggacagcagagcttgtgtcaaaatggcagcagctgcctgggccagtggttttctctatgctgtcctgcacactgctaacacattttcaataccactctgccaaggcaatgttgtggagcagttcttctgtgaaatggcCCAGATCCTTAAGCTCTCTTGCTCAGGcttctacctcagggaagttgggtttgttgtggttagtctttgtttagtctttgtgtgttttgctttcattgtgctgtcctacacgtggatcttcacagttgtgctgcaGATCccctcagagcagggccagcacaaagccttttccatgtgcctccctcacttggctgtggtctccctgtttatcAGCACTCTCACATTTGCCTACCTCAAGCCCCCTTCTATCTCCTCCCCATccctggatctggtggtggctgttctgtactcggtggtgcctccaaccctgaaccccctcatctacagcatgaggaacaaggagctcaaggatgcactgaggaaactggttcaatggGTAGAAGGTCAGCACCAGTAACTGTCCCAGTGCATCCACTCATCATCCACAGGGCATTTGGCCTCAAGGTTAtgtgttcttcatttctttctttcttttcctctattaCATtcttgtaaaaaggaaaaaaaaaaaaaaaaagctttggatcATGCTActtgtcctcaggaatctctcattttAATCTGACCAAGAGACCAtgctgaagcaggaagccaggcttcccccttcttCAGCAGAGATAGGGGAACCTCAGagtctgctagtctgagctccctcaaaTGCTttcagggcaatgaggagagtttctatttgcagtgtctcttttgcATTGACACCAGGGGAGCTCAGGGGACAGAGTCAGGCTCACACAAATAAAGGtggggtgagaccatgggtcccatgtccattaggagagctcagcttcCCTGGCCATTGTCAAAGTGTGAGCTCACACTCCTCTGCTGCAAGGGTGGCACCACCTTGGGCTGgttccttccctctccagtgctccaaaACTACAAGCGGAGGAGAAGTAGAGGGGAGgagagtcaggcagcagcttgtgggggacagaccctgtgctcctcaggaccatccccccattgccacagcaggcatttcctcactgcagcctttgtGTGGTGGCTGCAGCTTTCCCAAGACATgcccaccaacagcagcaggactttctcttttcagaggtgttctcttcatttccacactgtccttcTGTGCTCTCTTCTGGGTATATGGCCCAGCAGTTCTCATAACCTGGTAGTGGttgggttgtgtttccatgtgcatGTGTCCTATAAATTCAGGCAGGACAAGGCAATGGGCACTCTCATGCCAGACCTGGCCTTCCAAATAACTcttgtaataaaaggggatctcctgtgtgacgtgcctgaagtctggcctttcttcagaagctgGGGTCAAAAATATGCCCAAGGGATGGCACCATGAAAgggcctgctgctctgcatgtgTACTCTGTGGGCTCCACGGGATGAGCGCAGAGTCCCTGTGTGATCTTTCAGGGACcaagggctggattcagggttcatttctcagtgaccactGCCAGTGGAGCTGCTGAGTGGTCTCTGAActgtgtgtttggagctgtcacacgggtgacagtgctgatgacagatgcccatccttctggaagggaacctgagcccccaggagagctcaggggatctccagggacattgtgggcctgggggtgggcagtgagtggagtcTCACCAAACAAGGGACAGTCGATGGTAGAGTCACCCAAAGACAAAGCATTAAATCCAGGTTTGCATAGGGAATCCCTGGAAAGGCAgtggaggcccagggaagggggaCTGGAGACTGATTCATGTACCCCCAGGGAAACACCACAGGCCAGAGCTAGTGCACACCTGAAAACATCTCCTGCTATTGCAGATGCCCTGGGGCCCCTCTAAGCACCACCCATGAGGGCAGACACGTGCCAGCAGTGTCAGTGGTGATGAGCCCTGTTTGGtggggtctgcttcccaccccaaccagcATGGCCCGtgcagagtcaggagtcaccctgtggccccatgGTCCCACAGCCTGcttgctctgcaaagcagcaccgccagcccaggGCCATGTggggagcccagggcaggggtgcaggaacagccaagccacacagacacactgacctggggaaaggctctctggggagcagggacatcccagAAGAGCAGTGCAGCATTCAGaggcagaaaatgagaaacaggtttctctggtcaccagcttggggcaggcggctctgtccccggggcagcaggagctgccggaggggctgcagggccagggctctggtgctgtgctgggcagtggggtgggcatggaggggctgcaggcagacagggagggggatgtgctgggcacaagagcaggggagactgAGAGTTACCAGTGTCACTGCGAGGCCTCCTCCCCCTTGCTGGGGAACTGTTCTTTTTGTCCTTAAACTGTGCCTGAGTTATGCTGTGGacgtgcctgtgcctggccctgaaCCTCTcaggtcctgacctgaccctgtcctcaTTCTGCTGATCTGCCCCCTCACTATGGtcaagaaagccttggcaagggaagctgggagcTGAGCAGGTCCCAGGAAAGTCTGCAGGTAGAAAAGCTCGCTATATCACATTGCTCGATGTATCCACATCAGCAACTCCTGCCCAACAGCTGAATTAAAGGTGTAAGGAGTGCTTTAGATTTGGACTCCCACCCAGGTAGCACTGCATGCAGAGTCTTAGCGAGGACAGCTGCTTGGGTCTGATTGTATGACAGATAGTTAGGAGAGCAGGTGTTTCTGTTTCATAGCTTGAGTGTTTATGCACCATTTGCCctgagctggggcagccccagctgcccgcAAGGGGTAAGAGGGCCGGGGGCAGAGGGCCAGGGCAGAATGAGCTTGGCTGGGAGAGGGTCAGGGAGAAGACCCAACGGTCCCTGGTTCAGCCCTGGGCTTCGGAGGACTCCCTCGTGCACCCTGGGAGGCTCCATCTGCTTCTTCCgctctgccctgtgctcccctcccatcGGCCAAAGCCAAGTCCCGCATTGCCTGGGGACTCCCTTCTccagggggaggaaaggaagggtgTGACACGCCAATAGAGGGGCATCGGGATTCTTTCAGATTGcggggttagttgcactgaactcgagagatcaCCATTTGTCAAGTATGAGAACTTAATAGACCTAAGCGGTTCTACACGTGACAGATGCTGGACAACACTAAACAGTTAACACCAGACAagctacaagtataacaaagctaaaaagtatagtaaagctagaaaaatgacagaactaaacatatatatacacctatatCAGAGCTCTTGGTTAAGACAAGGATGCACAGTGCAATGACCATTCTCGCCCTTTCCTTGTCCTCACGGGCCACTCCTCCGGTATAGTTTTCCCCAGATTATTCTCACCACAGTCGGGCTgtgctgggatgattcaggttctccctggcagttggcatcagggccatctgctgatgggtgggttgttgggtccgCAGGCCAGCTGACGGTGAGTCCGAgaccacacagaggtatgtggcttacttTCTTTCATCCTTCCTGGCCTTAGTTCATTATCCATTCAAACTATGCCAGACCATGGTTACACAACAGAACCGATGGCCTCATCCATCAGTATGGTCAACAGTATGGTCAACAGATAAAGAGCACGCAtattcaacagataacccagtgcaAAATTTCACAGTACCTAGGTGCTTACAGGgtgagtctgcagtgtcactgcTCCTTTGCTGagtaggtttgctcagcactcacaGGGTcattggagggctacagcaaccccacagtgtagTGACTCTGGCCGTGGTGCACCCACacttccttaactcttggggagcaccccagagcaaacccctcttctatgggctgcaccatgctgagtcccacgcttgcctgtgtggcacctatCAAGGGAGAAAACCTGAGAAATCCTTATGGTGggtcaaagcagaaaagcagtggcGGAGACGGTATAACAAAGGTCCACAAAGCTTGCTGCCTTTCTGTCCCACTGCATCAAAACATTTGGTGGTCTTCTTTCTGATATCTATGACCTGTTATTGAGACACAGTTGTTAAATGAGACACAGCACAACCTCAGACTGCAATCAGAATAAAACCACTATGACTCGTCTTGCTTGCTTGCGCTTCTCATGCAATTCTAAGGAAAAGCCACTTTGACTGTCCACCTGCACCCACTACATTCTCAAGTCAATGGACACTGGGACACAGTCCTGTTGTGAGAGGTACACTCCTCTGGTCCATGTCTTACAGCTGTGTAGCCCCTAGAAATTAGTCTTGGATAGAAGAAAGTAGAGAAAGAATGACCACTGGAtagtcttccttccttctttacaCCACAAGATTCATGCAGGAATCCGCAATTGGTATCATAAACAGTGAGCTTTGGGAGGAAAAGTACAACACTGGTTTACCAAATGAAAAGTACAGCCATGCTAATCTGCTGGCCACACTGGAGTAGGCAGCTGCCTGAGAAAACTCCAGTCGTAGCTTCTGTTCCGAGAATTTTGCATGTGGTTACCTCTTCAGAGTTTGCTAGAAAAAATGGTCACCTACTCCAATTAAGCTGCACTTGAATGTGACTAACTCTGGGAAGCAGCACCAGACAAGAAGTACAGGTGCTTTCAGAAacactgcgcccttcaaggctgaaaatcAGAGCCTGAACACAGACACTTCTGAGATCTGCAGTGGGGGGTCAGCAAAGAACTTAAAAGAAAACTCACATCCATGGTAAAGGGATAGTTTTCAATATACACTGCATGAGAACACCACTACACTGCAGCAAATGCTACCTCATCCCAGAGCCAGCAAAGGTTCCTTAGCATGTGGATGTCCTCATGGGTGGCAGCGAGGTTGAAAGCACTGCTCATGATCTCCTCTGGCTTACCTTCCTCCAAtgcagcaaggacccctctcaccatGGCCCGAAAAAACACAGTTAGAGCGGAAAGGGTTCATGAGACATAGTAATGAGCACACAAACCTttttgcagcagtcagctgaaacaaggcccaTTAAAAGCCTGCTCAGTTAGAGCTTGGAAACAGCCATAGTGTTTCAGAGCACAGGATCGCTGGCTGCCTCCTTTTGCTGCTCAGTTCGCAATGGCAGCCCAGTTCTTTGTTTCAGACCCCTACCATTgaagggcagggttgtttcaatctaTTCTCACTTCAGCAGTAACAGGgaaaagagaggaagctgacagaaaacacgagaactagcaaacacaagaaagcagctcaGGAATGAACACAAGCACAGCAAATGCCTCTTCtgccacatcaggctgcagcgcTCACAGCACTGAGCTTTCTGCCCCACACCAAGACAGCTAAGACAGGAGCCTGGAAGAacttgaaggtggtgagcttcaaagggaGCTGAGCTGACAACACAAGGGAAAACAGAGGTGACCACACTGGAGTCAGGCAGTCAGAAGTCCACGCTGTGCATTTGACTGGTTGCAGTACAGCTGCTGGCATCCAAGTGTGCTTAAGCAAGGCAAATAAGCCATGAGGCTGTTAGGATAAAATATGGGGATCTGCACTAGCATCTCCTTCTTGGCTGAGGCTGGgttaacaaaatacaaaaataaaaaaatccctttttcctcagactgTAGCATGACTCTACAGGCTTTAGTAAACCCTTTTTTGCCAGGCCTTTCCAAGCCAAGTGctagcaagcaaggacagactgTCTGACTAGCTGACAATGCAAAAAGTCTTCCTCACACCTAAAAGTGCAAGAAGggtattttgtacacacaaccaACCAGCCAACCATACAGCAAATTCGTCCCTTTCCATACTCCCAACTTCCTTTTTAGGTATGGCTGCTTTCAAACTGGGCCCTCATGTACTACTGTTTCCAGAGTTAAATAGAGGCAGGAGAGCCTCAGAGATGGGTGGACGTGAACAAGCCTTAAGAAGCTCAGCAAAGCATCCTTATATTGGTATTAAGTCAAGACTGACATTCGTATTTCTCACTTCCATGGGTAAGTTGCTATTTCTGAGGTCATCCTTATCAGAGAGGAAAGTCAGAGAGATGTACCATGTATCTCACAACAAAAGTAAGAGAAGACAAAACACATGTTGCAGTCTTGTACTGTCAGTTAACTAAGCTTGTACACTGTGGGCTTTCAAGGATTACCTGACAGATAAGAGGAAAGGATTAAAATAGCAGAGTGCTCAGAATGGCATAGAAACAAAATAAGTGACAGTAGGAAACCTCTGGGAAAGTTCTCTTTGTTGAAGAATGCTCCTCCCTTCCCCTAGGAAAAACAACTGGCAGGAGAGTATTCTTTACTCAACAACAAAGAAGGAAGCGTGCcaacatttatggttgaaaataGTCATCTTTCcctaaaaaaagaattaataaagaACACAAGCTTATCCCTGCACTGGCCTGCTTCACTGGTTGGTCCTGGTCATGAGTGTTTTCTGCTGGTCTGTAATgccagagagaagcagagaaagagagaaatgagctACTTCAATGTGGTCACATTGAGTTCTGAGGAATCCAGCTCCTGGttaaagaaaggctttttgcagtgCTCAGTCTGCCTAAAACCTCCATTGCAGACATGGACAAGAGCAAATATCATGTCAGCTTCCAGCGTGATTCTTTTGGAGCtacaagagtgggagagaagggagagctggGGTCCTGTCCCACTTTCTTCCCCACACACATGGCAGGAgcccttttctttcccagtatCAGTTTCACTAGTTGGAAAAcagggaagccaccagcacctcctctgtaAAGCTCCTGGTGATCTCCTGGGAAGGAAGACTGCAAGCTAGGTGCTATCCTGCATGGAAAAACGGAGCATTTCCAACCAGACTTGCGCTCAAGCACAGTTGGCTCACTCAAACTAAAGACCAGCACACTGAGCTACAAATGGAAGTCTTAAagatgtttgcttgctttttcaaGGCAAATCAGCAGACTGACTATCTCCATTTGGAAAGGAGCTACCATTAAAACCACgcagactctgcagaccaagcaaatacacagacactgaagctGCCCATATATACATCCCTTTGTCATGCATGACTGATGCACTTCACTTGTAAGAGAAGCAGCAATTTGTTTTATTGAGTTCAGACAATGATCTAACAAAGTTCAAGGTTAAATAAGACAGTGGTTTAACAACATTCGATGGCAAGGTACACTCGGTTATTTACTGCATGGAGGGCAGGGTCAGATGAAATTCTCAAGGAGTCCCTCCCGCTGAGTCGTGAGGTTCAGAGTGGACCCCCTTGCTTTCTAAACTCCGAGGAGTCTGGGTGTGGCTGGATCCAAtcttagtcccagacttggtcaatggTTTATGTCTAAAGGACTATGTACACAATCAATCTGAGATGCAATTTAGCAAaatttgcaaagtttcagcacGTGATTAGTCACTTATGGAGCATCTGTCGTGGGTAAGGGATCTCTCGACTTCGAGGAGTAACCTTGAGGAGTGTCCCTGCTCAAGGAGAGATCCTGCcatgcagcctgctgccaggcccactCACTGCctggggcctgctcacttcccacctccaggaagcagagaagggctctcacaggggctcatcaggcagctcttgcctctcgcttgtgcctcaacttctctgaaaaagaaatctttttgaaaatgtgCCCCCTACCTTTGAGGGGGGGGACATTCCTTCTGTCTCCTCCAACAGCCTTTGCATCCATTCTCCAGTGACTCCATACATGGACAGAAAAGTCAGAGACCCCATTGTATTACAGTTCCAAATGTGTCATAAAAGCAGGTGgacatctgaaagacagagacaTCATTCAGACCTGGCAGGAAAATCTCACAAGCTCCCTGCTGTTTTGACAGGGAGAATGTCTAAAGCACACACACCCTGCAAACAAGAGATTACTAATGCCACTGCTTCCACCAGCACTAGATTAATTTAGCAGCCTAGAAAGTCTAGCTGGACTCCCTAGCTGACCTGTAGGAGGCTGCAAGCTTCTACTTAGCAACAAGTggaaagtcaaactccatgtccaTGGTCACCAGAAAACATCATCTGCATTTTacagtgacctcaccaccaacatccaagccatgtgtcTTCTTCTAGCCTATCAGCTGCTctgatagaagtgacctcacaagtgcatacCCCCAccacatgcctgctgctggcctatgggcttcagagaccCAAGTTTCCTTGAAATAAGTTCCCCTGCCATGAACTACTGTTggcctaccaggtactctgacaaAAGAGACCTCACAATCAATGCCCATGCCtaactgcctgctgctggcctatcagggactcagaaaaacatgacctcacagtcaccttcacagccatgtctcTATCACTGGCCTAGAAGACTCTAAGACAGAAATTACCTCACTCTAAGTTCCTCAGCCATGAGCCAAAGCCTAGCTTATCAGCTGTGCAGGCAGAAGTGATCTCAAAAACACGGATCCCAGCCATGTACCTGCTGTTGCCCTATCAACAGCTCAGCtagaaatgacctcacaatcacctttccagccacatctctgctgctatccagtcagttCATCActcagaagtgacctcacaatcaacagccaAGCTTGTTCCtccagctggcctatcaggtactcaggcagaaatgacctcatcagctgagccat
Above is a window of Dromaius novaehollandiae isolate bDroNov1 chromosome 30, bDroNov1.hap1, whole genome shotgun sequence DNA encoding:
- the LOC135324048 gene encoding olfactory receptor 14A16-like, with the translated sequence MSNSSSFNEFLLLVFTDTRELQLLHFWLFLGIYLAALLGNGLIITAIACDHHLHTPMYFFLLNLSLLDLGTVSVIVPKSMANSLWDTRAISYSGCAAQLFLLFFLFSAEYFLLTTMAYDRFIAICRPLHYGTLMDSRACVKMAAAAWASGFLYAVLHTANTFSIPLCQGNVVEQFFCEMAQILKLSCSGFYLREVGFVVVSLCLVFVCFAFIVLSYTWIFTVVLQIPSEQGQHKAFSMCLPHLAVVSLFISTLTFAYLKPPSISSPSLDLVVAVLYSVVPPTLNPLIYSMRNKELKDALRKLVQWVEGQHQ